A single genomic interval of Natronoarchaeum philippinense harbors:
- a CDS encoding DCC1-like thiol-disulfide oxidoreductase family protein → MPETTLVYDDDCGFCTWWADFVDRRSDVRAVGFMDLTDDLQDRLPDDYEECAHLVTDETVYSCGAAMEQAFVRTDVPDELADLVEFARQFDDYRRLRESVYESIADNRETAGKVMSKTPPARRDDGD, encoded by the coding sequence ATGCCAGAGACGACGCTCGTGTACGACGACGACTGTGGCTTCTGTACGTGGTGGGCCGACTTCGTCGACCGACGCTCGGACGTTCGAGCCGTCGGCTTCATGGACTTGACCGACGACCTGCAGGATCGGCTTCCCGACGACTACGAGGAGTGTGCTCACCTCGTCACCGACGAGACGGTCTACTCCTGTGGCGCCGCGATGGAACAGGCGTTCGTTCGCACCGACGTTCCCGACGAACTCGCCGATCTGGTCGAGTTCGCTCGCCAGTTCGATGACTACCGCCGACTCCGAGAGAGCGTCTACGAGTCGATCGCTGACAACCGCGAGACGGCCGGGAAGGTGATGTCGAAGACGCCGCCGGCGCGGCGCGACGACGGCGACTGA
- a CDS encoding succinic semialdehyde dehydrogenase produces MNTEWTDPERLGALRDGVTATGEREDLPVEAPAIGETIGSIPSCTDADVAAAVERAREAQSAWADRSVEERVDIFDRFHDLFLDRRAEVLDLVQLETGKTRRDAVEEVMDVANNARHYGNVAPSLLTSERRSGGIPFATKAVVHRQPVGVVGLISPWNYPVVLTISDALPALLAGNAVVCKPAEETTYTALFVRELLIEAGLPADLFQIVSGPGERLGEPLIEAVDFVGFTGSTEVGREVAAQAGRNLLPSSLELGGKNPLVVLDDADPESAAEGAVRACFANAGQLCISTERLYVHEDVYDDFLDAFVAATRGLSLGAEIGYGADVGSMQSQAQLDKVQSHVEDAVEKGADVLAGGRARPDVGPYCYEPTVLTGVTPEMVAFDEETFGPAVAVYEVESVDEAVERANDSEYGLNASVWTGDPDRGERVAERIECGTVNVNEGYVAAWASVDAPMGGMGDSGIGRRHGDVGLTKYTEAQTVATQRVAPIAPGPLPDRVWASALVPVLRGWKRLSELRRARTWTDLLGWRS; encoded by the coding sequence ATGAACACCGAGTGGACCGATCCGGAACGACTCGGGGCGCTGCGAGACGGCGTCACCGCGACGGGAGAGCGCGAGGATCTGCCGGTCGAGGCGCCCGCGATCGGCGAGACGATCGGCTCGATCCCGTCGTGTACGGACGCCGACGTGGCGGCCGCGGTCGAACGTGCTCGGGAGGCCCAGTCCGCGTGGGCCGACCGGTCGGTCGAGGAGCGCGTCGACATCTTCGATCGGTTCCACGATCTGTTTCTGGATCGGCGTGCCGAGGTGCTCGATCTCGTCCAGCTCGAAACGGGCAAGACCCGGCGCGACGCCGTCGAGGAGGTCATGGACGTTGCCAACAACGCTCGTCACTACGGGAACGTCGCGCCGTCGCTGCTGACCTCTGAGCGCCGCTCCGGCGGGATCCCCTTCGCCACCAAGGCGGTCGTCCACCGCCAGCCCGTCGGCGTCGTCGGGCTGATCTCGCCGTGGAACTACCCGGTCGTGCTGACGATCTCGGACGCGCTGCCGGCGCTGCTCGCGGGCAACGCCGTCGTCTGCAAGCCCGCCGAGGAGACGACCTACACCGCACTGTTCGTCCGGGAGTTGCTGATCGAGGCGGGGCTTCCCGCCGACCTGTTCCAGATCGTCAGCGGCCCGGGCGAGCGCCTCGGCGAACCGCTGATCGAGGCCGTCGACTTCGTGGGCTTCACCGGCTCGACCGAGGTCGGCCGCGAGGTCGCGGCCCAAGCCGGTCGAAACCTCCTTCCCTCGTCGCTGGAACTCGGCGGCAAGAACCCCTTGGTCGTCCTCGACGACGCCGACCCCGAGTCGGCCGCCGAGGGCGCCGTCCGGGCCTGCTTCGCCAACGCCGGCCAGCTTTGTATCTCGACCGAGCGGCTCTACGTCCACGAAGACGTGTACGACGACTTTCTCGACGCCTTCGTCGCGGCGACGCGAGGGCTCTCGCTCGGCGCCGAGATCGGCTACGGTGCCGACGTGGGGTCGATGCAGTCCCAAGCGCAGCTCGACAAAGTGCAGTCGCACGTCGAGGACGCCGTCGAGAAGGGCGCCGACGTGCTGGCCGGCGGGCGCGCCCGGCCGGACGTGGGGCCGTACTGCTACGAGCCGACGGTGCTGACCGGCGTCACGCCTGAGATGGTCGCCTTCGACGAGGAGACGTTCGGGCCGGCCGTCGCCGTCTACGAGGTCGAGAGCGTCGACGAGGCCGTCGAGCGCGCGAACGACTCGGAGTACGGCCTGAACGCGTCGGTCTGGACCGGCGATCCCGATCGCGGCGAGCGCGTCGCCGAGCGCATCGAGTGTGGCACCGTCAACGTCAACGAGGGGTACGTCGCGGCGTGGGCTTCGGTCGACGCGCCGATGGGCGGGATGGGTGACTCGGGAATCGGCCGCCGGCACGGCGACGTGGGGCTGACCAAGTACACGGAAGCCCAGACTGTCGCAACCCAGCGAGTCGCGCCGATCGCGCCCGGGCCGCTACCCGATCGCGTCTGGGCGAGCGCGCTCGTCCCGGTCCTGCGAGGCTGGAAGCGGCTGAGCGAGCTACGGCGTGCCCGCACTTGGACCGACCTACTGGGGTGGCGCTCGTGA
- a CDS encoding penicillin acylase family protein translates to MTDNTTRRAVLAGALAAGVGGLSLSSAAGLLDQFAPLSGDAWDAADRSLPDSVESPYGDASLHVDDDGVPHVDADDERAAYFAVGYVQAFDRGFQLDLQRRQMRGQLSEVAGEATVESDEFYAAMDFAGAAEATWEFVSETRVAPLVEAYVDGVNAAFENERLQLEFELLGYEPRPWTPADSMLMEKQISWDLTGSFVELRRALLRDRLGEDLLAELYPQRLDHDVPILRESTEGVGGVAGASSNSDDAEQDAGSAAVSERSEPAETGDSEPAETERSAPIDADLTEWLSGFETPTGVGSNSWVVSGEHTDSGVPLLAYDPHLSLMAPPVWYEQHVETPERSVRGATFPGVPFVIAGANDSGVWSFTNVGADVLDCYRYEVDDAGERYRYRGEWREFEVEEREIEVAGGENRPLDVKKTVHGPMIEREGRRVGVAWTGHTATRTTIAIEEFGRSGGLEDLRESTRKFDLPTQNLVYADADGRTMYYATGKLPIRRIDGEEVRGDRIFDGSAGEGEWEGFEPFGRSSWDGFVPFEEKPHAIDPDALATANQRVADDPLHYVGADYATPYRGGRIYERLDGAVAEGEAIDHEFHRNLQSDVRDGRADQLVPELVAAVENRGDADDRLTEAASTLSEWNRRMDRDSRGALVFARWMDHFRERTVEPTFSDADLGESYYPNDWVLATLSADSALYDDRSRAETMIAALGDALDEIDDEGWSVYGDWNSTRAIDHPFGAQAPFLNYDTLPADGSPATVKNYRVDSAVGSSWRMVVEPGGDATAILPGGNSGDYFSEHYDDQFERWLDNDQKPMDRTIDAGETVTFEGESS, encoded by the coding sequence TTGACTGACAACACTACGCGACGCGCGGTCCTCGCCGGCGCCCTCGCGGCCGGCGTCGGTGGACTCTCGCTTTCCTCGGCCGCGGGATTGCTCGACCAGTTCGCGCCGCTGTCTGGCGACGCTTGGGACGCCGCCGATCGGTCGCTTCCCGACAGCGTCGAGAGTCCCTACGGTGACGCCAGTCTGCACGTCGACGACGACGGCGTGCCCCACGTCGACGCCGACGACGAGCGAGCGGCCTACTTCGCGGTCGGCTACGTGCAGGCGTTCGATCGGGGGTTCCAACTCGACCTTCAGCGCCGCCAGATGCGCGGCCAGCTTTCGGAGGTCGCCGGCGAGGCGACCGTCGAGAGCGACGAGTTCTACGCCGCGATGGACTTCGCCGGCGCCGCCGAAGCGACGTGGGAGTTCGTTTCCGAGACCCGGGTCGCACCGCTCGTCGAGGCGTACGTCGACGGCGTCAACGCGGCGTTCGAGAACGAGCGGCTCCAACTGGAGTTCGAGCTGCTGGGCTACGAGCCCCGCCCGTGGACGCCCGCGGACTCGATGCTGATGGAAAAGCAGATCTCGTGGGACCTGACCGGGAGCTTCGTCGAACTCCGACGGGCGCTGCTTCGGGATCGACTCGGCGAGGATCTCCTCGCGGAACTGTACCCCCAGCGGCTCGATCACGACGTGCCGATCCTCAGGGAGTCGACGGAGGGCGTCGGCGGCGTCGCCGGGGCGAGCAGCAACAGTGACGACGCCGAGCAGGACGCCGGGAGCGCCGCCGTGTCCGAACGCTCCGAGCCGGCCGAGACGGGCGATTCCGAGCCGGCCGAGACCGAGCGTTCCGCCCCGATCGACGCCGATCTGACCGAGTGGCTCTCGGGGTTCGAGACGCCGACCGGCGTCGGCTCGAACAGTTGGGTCGTCTCGGGCGAGCACACCGACAGCGGCGTCCCACTGCTTGCCTACGATCCCCACCTCTCGTTGATGGCGCCGCCGGTGTGGTACGAGCAACACGTCGAGACGCCCGAGCGCTCCGTGCGGGGGGCGACGTTCCCCGGCGTCCCCTTCGTCATCGCGGGCGCGAACGACAGCGGCGTCTGGTCCTTTACCAACGTCGGCGCCGACGTGCTGGATTGCTATCGCTACGAGGTCGACGACGCGGGCGAACGGTATCGCTACCGCGGCGAGTGGCGCGAGTTCGAGGTCGAGGAGCGCGAAATCGAAGTCGCCGGCGGAGAGAACCGACCCCTCGACGTAAAAAAGACCGTTCACGGGCCGATGATCGAGCGCGAGGGCCGGCGCGTCGGCGTCGCGTGGACCGGCCACACCGCGACCCGGACGACGATAGCGATCGAGGAATTCGGCCGGAGCGGCGGGCTGGAGGACCTCCGAGAGTCGACGCGCAAGTTCGACCTGCCGACGCAGAACTTGGTGTACGCCGATGCTGACGGCCGGACAATGTACTACGCGACCGGCAAGCTCCCGATCCGCCGGATCGACGGCGAGGAGGTCCGGGGCGACCGGATCTTCGACGGCTCGGCCGGCGAGGGCGAGTGGGAGGGGTTCGAGCCGTTCGGTCGCTCCTCGTGGGACGGCTTCGTCCCCTTCGAGGAGAAGCCCCACGCGATCGACCCGGACGCGCTGGCGACGGCCAACCAGCGCGTCGCCGACGACCCTCTCCACTACGTCGGCGCCGACTACGCGACGCCGTACCGAGGCGGGCGGATCTACGAGCGCCTCGACGGCGCCGTCGCCGAGGGCGAGGCGATCGATCACGAGTTCCACCGCAACCTCCAGAGCGACGTGCGCGACGGGCGCGCCGACCAGCTCGTGCCCGAGTTGGTCGCAGCGGTCGAGAACCGGGGCGATGCCGACGACCGGCTCACCGAGGCAGCCAGTACGCTCTCGGAGTGGAACCGCCGGATGGACCGGGACTCCCGGGGCGCGCTGGTGTTCGCCCGGTGGATGGACCACTTCCGCGAACGCACCGTCGAGCCGACGTTTTCCGACGCCGATCTCGGCGAGTCGTACTACCCCAACGACTGGGTGCTCGCCACGCTGTCGGCCGACAGCGCGCTGTACGACGATCGCTCTCGCGCCGAGACGATGATCGCCGCGCTTGGCGACGCGCTCGACGAGATCGACGACGAGGGCTGGTCGGTCTACGGCGACTGGAACTCGACGCGGGCGATCGACCACCCCTTCGGCGCGCAGGCGCCGTTTCTCAACTACGACACGCTCCCGGCCGACGGCTCGCCGGCGACGGTCAAGAACTACCGCGTCGACTCGGCCGTCGGCTCCAGTTGGCGCATGGTCGTCGAACCGGGCGGCGACGCGACGGCGATCCTGCCCGGCGGGAACTCGGGCGATTACTTCTCTGAGCACTACGACGACCAGTTCGAACGCTGGCTCGACAACGACCAGAAGCCGATGGACCGGACGATCGACGCCGGCGAGACCGTGACGTTTGAGGGTGAGTCCTCATGA
- a CDS encoding SDR family oxidoreductase: protein MDRPTGVALVTVFLTGFPGFLGSALIERLLDRDRRVACLVQPKYREEAGRRAAELAGEDDEIRLYEGDITESDLGLDADDRTELQSECTEAFHLAAVYDLGVSRAVGEAVNVDGTEHVLDFVEGFDDLQRLHYVSTCYVSGRHDGVFAEDDLDVGQTFNNHYEATKFEAEVAVQERMAAGIPATIYRPAIVVGDSETGRTEKYDGPYYLLKFLLDQPGVAALPRPPGAGDCEINVVPRDYVVDAIDHLSALEASEGEVYQLCDPNPPTVAEMTDALAAAAGTRVLSVPAPKRPVKRALAWQPVRRWTGIEPAVLDYFDHPTRYVGPRAREHLAGTGIAPPPFESYVEAMARFVRGHPEIGSDARA from the coding sequence TTGGACCGACCTACTGGGGTGGCGCTCGTGACCGTCTTCCTGACCGGATTCCCCGGCTTTCTCGGCTCGGCGCTGATCGAGCGCCTGCTCGACCGTGACCGTCGCGTCGCGTGTCTCGTCCAGCCCAAGTACCGCGAGGAGGCCGGGCGCCGGGCCGCCGAGCTCGCCGGTGAAGACGACGAAATCCGCCTCTACGAGGGCGACATCACCGAGTCGGATCTCGGGCTCGACGCCGACGATCGAACCGAACTACAATCGGAATGCACCGAGGCGTTTCACCTCGCGGCGGTCTACGATCTGGGCGTCTCCCGTGCCGTCGGCGAGGCGGTCAACGTCGACGGCACCGAGCACGTTCTCGACTTCGTCGAAGGATTCGACGATCTCCAGCGCCTCCACTACGTGAGCACCTGTTACGTCAGCGGCCGTCACGACGGCGTCTTCGCGGAGGACGATCTGGATGTGGGCCAGACGTTCAACAACCACTACGAGGCGACGAAGTTCGAAGCCGAAGTTGCAGTCCAGGAGCGGATGGCGGCGGGGATTCCAGCGACCATCTACCGGCCGGCGATCGTCGTCGGCGACAGCGAGACCGGGCGGACCGAGAAGTACGATGGGCCCTACTACCTTCTCAAGTTCCTGCTCGACCAGCCCGGCGTCGCTGCGCTCCCGCGTCCGCCGGGCGCCGGCGACTGCGAGATCAACGTCGTCCCGCGGGACTACGTCGTCGACGCCATCGACCACCTGAGCGCGCTGGAAGCCTCGGAAGGAGAGGTCTACCAGCTCTGCGATCCGAACCCCCCGACCGTCGCTGAGATGACCGACGCGCTGGCCGCGGCAGCGGGGACCCGCGTCCTCTCGGTGCCGGCACCCAAGAGGCCGGTCAAGCGCGCGCTGGCTTGGCAGCCAGTTCGCCGGTGGACGGGGATCGAGCCCGCAGTGCTCGACTACTTCGATCACCCGACCCGGTACGTCGGGCCGCGGGCGCGGGAACACTTGGCCGGCACCGGCATCGCGCCGCCGCCGTTCGAGAGCTACGTCGAGGCGATGGCCCGATTCGTCCGCGGGCACCCGGAGATCGGATCGGACGCGCGGGCCTGA
- a CDS encoding DUF6920 family protein has product MILPLRPAPSKRRWVAVGVLAALAGVVVVAARRARNVPPARSRLLESERAHVRADRRFDPDDVADLPDPVRRYFEAAIEPGCPVVRTARIEQRGEFRLGDASSPWKRLSAVQHVTTDPPGFVWDATVRLAPLVPVRVVDAYVDGRGSLRARIGSLLTVAEPEPSPELDAGELQRYLAEAVWYPTALLPADGVSWEALDDRSARATLTHRETTVSLTFHFGDDDLVERVVAEDRPRAVDDGFEPTRWIGQFREYESRNGLCVPTEAEVAWTLPDGELPYWRAQITAVEHSPLADAPQ; this is encoded by the coding sequence ATGATTCTCCCACTGCGTCCCGCGCCGTCGAAGCGACGCTGGGTCGCCGTCGGCGTCCTCGCGGCGCTGGCCGGCGTCGTGGTCGTCGCCGCACGACGGGCTCGGAACGTCCCGCCCGCGCGCTCGCGGCTGCTCGAGAGCGAGCGCGCGCACGTTCGGGCCGACCGCCGGTTCGATCCCGACGACGTTGCCGACCTCCCCGACCCGGTGCGCCGGTACTTCGAAGCGGCGATCGAGCCGGGCTGTCCCGTTGTCCGCACCGCCCGGATCGAACAGCGTGGTGAGTTCCGCCTCGGCGACGCGTCGTCGCCGTGGAAGCGCTTGAGCGCCGTCCAGCACGTCACGACCGACCCGCCGGGGTTCGTCTGGGACGCCACGGTTCGGCTGGCACCGCTCGTTCCCGTCCGTGTCGTCGACGCCTACGTCGACGGCCGGGGCTCACTTCGCGCCCGGATCGGGTCGCTACTCACCGTTGCCGAGCCAGAGCCGTCGCCGGAACTCGATGCCGGCGAACTCCAGCGCTACCTCGCCGAGGCGGTCTGGTATCCGACCGCCTTGCTTCCCGCCGACGGCGTCTCGTGGGAAGCGCTCGACGATCGCTCGGCTCGCGCGACACTCACCCACCGCGAGACGACGGTCTCGCTCACCTTCCATTTCGGCGACGACGACCTCGTCGAGCGCGTCGTCGCCGAGGACCGCCCGCGTGCGGTCGACGACGGCTTCGAGCCGACCCGATGGATCGGGCAGTTCAGAGAGTACGAGTCACGGAACGGTCTTTGCGTTCCAACCGAGGCCGAGGTCGCGTGGACGCTCCCCGACGGCGAGCTGCCGTACTGGCGCGCCCAGATCACGGCGGTCGAGCACTCGCCGCTCGCTGACGCCCCACAGTAA
- a CDS encoding MATE family efflux transporter: MDGLRQRVLALWRRTIALSWPIAVQQTFNTLMRTVDVIVTGLFSPAAVAAVGLADLYAQVPLRAGLGLGSGAIALSSQDTGRGDVDTRDQAITQALLIGFLVGLPLVAVGLVAARPLIALLGAKPAVVEMGGTYLAIVFAAAPMRIVGLVGARSLQGTGDTRTPMLVNVGVNALNIAGTVGLGLGIGALPELGVVGVGVATAVSRTFEAAAFGLAFLSAQTDPILRRPADRTITRQLVAVSLPNFAEGMSTSVANFPFNALLLTFGTDVNAGYHIGRRIYQQLAGPLYRSYNVAASIVVGQSLGEGDAEGARFAGRAIAALSVLTLGAAGGVLVVGADPLAGVFTSDAATRQYAATFARVFGVSMLSFGVFFPFAGSLRGAGDTRTPFYANFSGTFGFMLGFSYVAGVTLGFGLAGVYAGMILCYAWWALVAAAGFRWGDWADTAASMMAERADAGA, translated from the coding sequence ATGGACGGCCTCCGGCAGCGCGTGCTGGCGCTCTGGCGACGGACGATCGCGCTGTCGTGGCCGATCGCCGTCCAGCAGACGTTCAACACGCTGATGCGGACGGTCGACGTGATCGTCACGGGGCTGTTCTCGCCGGCCGCCGTCGCCGCGGTCGGACTCGCCGATCTGTACGCGCAAGTCCCCCTGCGCGCCGGGCTCGGGTTGGGCTCGGGCGCCATCGCGCTGTCGAGTCAGGACACCGGCCGGGGCGATGTCGACACCCGCGATCAGGCGATCACGCAGGCGTTGCTGATCGGATTTCTCGTCGGCCTCCCGCTGGTCGCCGTCGGCCTCGTCGCCGCGCGGCCGTTGATCGCGCTGCTTGGCGCCAAGCCCGCGGTCGTCGAGATGGGCGGGACCTATCTGGCGATCGTGTTCGCGGCGGCGCCGATGCGCATCGTCGGACTGGTCGGCGCCCGATCGTTGCAGGGGACCGGCGACACGCGGACGCCGATGCTCGTCAACGTCGGCGTGAACGCGCTCAACATCGCCGGCACCGTCGGACTGGGACTCGGCATCGGCGCGCTGCCGGAACTTGGCGTCGTCGGCGTCGGCGTGGCGACCGCCGTCAGCCGGACGTTCGAGGCCGCCGCGTTCGGGCTGGCGTTTCTCAGCGCCCAGACCGACCCCATCTTGCGGCGACCGGCCGATCGCACGATCACCCGCCAACTCGTCGCGGTGAGCCTGCCGAACTTCGCGGAGGGGATGAGCACGTCGGTTGCGAACTTCCCGTTCAACGCCCTCCTGCTCACGTTCGGCACCGACGTGAACGCCGGCTACCACATCGGCCGGCGGATCTACCAGCAACTCGCCGGGCCGCTGTACCGGTCGTACAACGTCGCCGCGAGCATCGTCGTCGGCCAGTCCTTGGGCGAGGGCGACGCCGAGGGCGCCCGCTTCGCCGGCCGTGCGATCGCCGCCCTTAGCGTCCTGACGCTTGGCGCCGCGGGCGGCGTCCTCGTCGTGGGCGCCGACCCGCTGGCTGGCGTGTTCACCAGCGACGCCGCCACCCGCCAGTACGCCGCAACCTTCGCACGGGTGTTCGGCGTCTCGATGCTTTCCTTCGGCGTCTTCTTCCCGTTCGCGGGGAGCCTGCGCGGCGCTGGCGACACCCGGACGCCGTTTTACGCCAACTTCAGCGGGACGTTCGGCTTCATGCTCGGCTTTTCGTACGTCGCCGGCGTCACGCTGGGATTCGGTCTCGCCGGTGTCTACGCCGGAATGATCCTCTGTTACGCGTGGTGGGCGCTCGTCGCTGCCGCGGGATTCCGGTGGGGCGACTGGGCCGACACCGCCGCCTCGATGATGGCCGAACGCGCCGACGCGGGGGCGTGA
- a CDS encoding transporter, with product MSYTDRTDGRTIGIGALTGVAAYLGGYLVTYVSMRSSVEERLSGFNAVAELFGGDPIPAWKAVGWLFYNSHFVETTIPTFGGTQTQNFVANADGGSMALLFLVPPLLLLGAGVAAAAFSGARSAADGARTGAGVVAGYLPLAVLGILVFGYAVGEGQIGPDAITAVLLAGVVYPLAFGSVGGALGAAVGRGE from the coding sequence GTGAGCTACACAGATCGAACGGACGGGCGGACGATCGGGATCGGAGCGCTGACCGGCGTCGCGGCCTACCTCGGCGGCTATCTCGTGACGTACGTCTCGATGCGCAGCTCCGTCGAGGAGCGCCTCTCGGGGTTCAACGCCGTCGCCGAACTGTTCGGCGGCGACCCAATCCCCGCCTGGAAGGCGGTCGGGTGGCTCTTCTATAACTCACACTTCGTCGAGACGACGATACCGACCTTCGGCGGCACGCAGACCCAGAACTTCGTGGCGAACGCCGACGGCGGATCGATGGCCCTGCTGTTTCTGGTGCCACCCCTGCTGTTGCTCGGCGCCGGCGTCGCAGCGGCCGCGTTCTCGGGAGCGCGATCGGCTGCAGACGGCGCCCGAACCGGCGCTGGCGTCGTCGCGGGCTATCTCCCGCTGGCGGTGCTTGGCATTCTCGTGTTCGGCTACGCGGTCGGTGAGGGACAGATCGGTCCCGACGCGATCACCGCCGTGTTGCTGGCCGGCGTCGTCTATCCCCTCGCGTTCGGTTCGGTCGGCGGTGCGCTCGGCGCGGCGGTCGGCCGTGGCGAGTAA
- a CDS encoding VOC family protein, whose amino-acid sequence MDGTLDHVMLRVENLDESLEWYQEHLDYEEKDRHDGDGFTIVYLGPEEMHEEGAMLELTHNEGESDLEVGDAWGHIAVRVPEGELEDYYDQLMDEGVDDYRDPESCGGRYAFVKDPDGHEVEIVQRDPEEGALWSLDHTMIRVEDADDALGFWTRKFEYEHAGRWESDTFANYFMKPEDAAPEAMSVELTYNYDGRSYDMGDAWGHLCVRVDDLGDDWDQLMVREADEYRDPESNDDMYAFTKDQDGHEIELLERDPDADSLFPF is encoded by the coding sequence CGCTGGAGTGGTACCAGGAGCACCTCGACTACGAGGAGAAAGACCGCCACGACGGCGACGGGTTCACCATCGTCTATCTCGGCCCCGAGGAGATGCACGAGGAGGGCGCGATGCTCGAACTCACGCACAACGAGGGCGAGAGCGACCTCGAAGTGGGCGACGCGTGGGGCCACATCGCCGTGCGCGTCCCCGAGGGCGAACTCGAAGACTACTACGACCAGCTGATGGACGAGGGCGTCGACGACTACCGCGACCCCGAGTCCTGCGGCGGCCGCTACGCCTTCGTCAAGGACCCCGACGGCCACGAGGTCGAAATCGTCCAGCGCGACCCCGAAGAGGGCGCGCTGTGGTCGCTCGATCACACGATGATCCGCGTCGAGGACGCCGACGACGCGCTGGGGTTCTGGACCCGGAAGTTCGAGTACGAACACGCCGGCCGCTGGGAGTCCGATACCTTCGCCAACTACTTCATGAAGCCCGAGGACGCCGCCCCCGAGGCGATGTCCGTCGAGCTAACCTACAACTACGACGGCCGATCCTACGACATGGGCGACGCGTGGGGCCACCTCTGCGTGCGCGTCGACGACCTCGGCGACGACTGGGACCAGCTCATGGTCCGGGAGGCCGACGAGTACCGCGATCCCGAGAGCAACGACGACATGTACGCGTTCACGAAGGATCAGGACGGTCACGAGATCGAACTGCTCGAACGCGATCCCGACGCCGACTCGCTGTTCCCGTTCTGA
- a CDS encoding AI-2E family transporter, whose protein sequence is MDETDSSVRDVRIWAGRERLGWWLLGVVLLGVLGLVVRAYLPWLVFGLFVYYVARPVTARLEERIASRSLAAALTLFLFVVPIVTMIGAILLVALGQLVRTVANLPADRILAQLPVQVSDLPNTPSEVYDTTLVLIQEPSVQTLIGSVGGALGAVGATLFNLFIALLIAFFLLISARDIADWFETNVFGEDSLAVDYLSTVDRGLGSVYFGYTMTIFAVIILSAIVYTVFNLFAPGGLAIPSAVLFAVVTGLFTLVPLVGRSVVYVTIAAILGAQAATTDPQLVWFPLVFLAVMIVAFDNLVRTYIRPYLSGRMLNTGLVMFAYLFGPPLFGWSGIFLGPFLMLFIVAFVRMILPVLVGPDRERAEIEPEHTLDEYAESVADRQEDVPPERDRTDAGTG, encoded by the coding sequence ATGGACGAGACAGACTCATCGGTTCGAGATGTCCGGATCTGGGCGGGGCGCGAACGCCTCGGATGGTGGCTGTTAGGCGTCGTGCTGTTGGGAGTGCTCGGGCTTGTCGTCCGTGCGTACCTGCCGTGGCTCGTGTTCGGACTGTTCGTCTACTACGTCGCGCGGCCGGTCACCGCGCGACTCGAAGAACGGATCGCCTCGCGGAGCCTCGCCGCGGCGCTGACGCTGTTCTTGTTCGTCGTCCCGATCGTCACGATGATCGGCGCGATCCTGCTGGTCGCACTCGGCCAACTGGTGCGGACGGTCGCAAATCTTCCCGCCGATAGGATCCTCGCGCAGTTGCCGGTGCAGGTCTCTGATCTCCCGAACACGCCGTCAGAGGTGTACGACACGACGCTGGTGCTGATCCAAGAGCCGTCGGTCCAGACGCTGATCGGCTCGGTTGGCGGAGCGCTCGGCGCGGTTGGCGCGACGCTTTTCAATCTCTTTATCGCGCTGCTGATCGCGTTTTTCCTGCTGATCAGCGCCCGCGACATCGCGGACTGGTTCGAGACGAACGTGTTCGGTGAGGACAGTCTAGCGGTCGACTACCTCTCGACCGTCGATCGGGGGCTGGGTTCGGTGTACTTCGGCTACACGATGACGATCTTCGCGGTCATCATCCTCTCGGCGATCGTCTATACGGTGTTTAACCTCTTTGCCCCGGGCGGACTCGCCATCCCCTCGGCGGTGTTGTTCGCCGTCGTCACCGGCCTGTTCACGCTCGTCCCGCTGGTGGGACGATCGGTCGTCTACGTCACCATCGCCGCCATTCTCGGGGCGCAGGCGGCGACGACCGACCCGCAACTGGTCTGGTTCCCGCTCGTGTTCCTCGCGGTCATGATCGTCGCGTTCGACAACCTCGTCCGGACGTACATCCGGCCGTACCTCTCGGGCCGCATGCTCAACACCGGGCTGGTGATGTTCGCGTACCTGTTCGGCCCGCCGCTGTTTGGCTGGTCGGGGATCTTCCTCGGGCCGTTCCTGATGCTGTTCATCGTGGCGTTCGTCCGGATGATCCTCCCCGTTCTAGTCGGACCGGACCGGGAGCGCGCCGAGATCGAACCGGAACACACGCTCGACGAGTACGCCGAGAGCGTCGCCGACCGGCAAGAAGACGTGCCGCCCGAGCGAGACCGGACCGACGCCGGGACGGGGTGA